The following proteins come from a genomic window of Myroides odoratus DSM 2801:
- a CDS encoding cytochrome c oxidase subunit I — MSAIGHEIINDHDHDHHDKGNFFTKYVFSLDHKMIAKQYLITGIIMGIIGIVMSLLFRMQIAWPEESFQVFKWLLGEKMAPDGVMRNDIYLALVTMHGTIMVFFVLTAGLSGTFSNLLIPLQIGARDMASGFMNMLSYWFFFVSAVLMVISIFAEGGPASSGWTIYPPLSALPQAIPGSGMGMTLWLISMAIFIVSSTMGSLNYVATVVNLRTKGMTMTRMPLTIWALFVTAIIGIVSFPVLLSAALLLIFDRSFGTSFFLSDIYLAGEVLHYQGGSPVLFEHLFWFLGHPEVYIVILPAMGITSEIIATSARKPIFGYRAMIASILGIAFLSTIVWGHHMFVSGMNPFLGSVFTFTTLLIAIPSAVKAFNYITTIWSGNIQMNPAMLFCIGFVSTFITGGLTGIILGDSTLDINVHDTYFVIAHFHLVMGISALYGMFAGIYHWFPKMFGRMMNKNLGYIHFWVTAVCAYGVFFPMHFIGLAGLPRRYYSNTAFPLFDEFYDVNVLITVFALVGAAFQLVFLWNFFVSIFYGKRAPQNPWRSNSLEWTTPVEHIHGNWPGELPVVYRWPYDYSKPGLPDDYAPQTMPYMEGEEQLHH, encoded by the coding sequence ATGTCAGCAATAGGACACGAAATAATTAATGATCACGATCACGATCATCACGATAAAGGAAATTTCTTTACTAAATATGTATTTAGTTTAGATCACAAGATGATTGCAAAACAATACCTAATTACGGGTATTATTATGGGAATCATCGGGATTGTAATGTCCCTTTTATTTAGAATGCAAATTGCGTGGCCTGAAGAATCTTTTCAGGTATTCAAATGGTTACTAGGAGAAAAAATGGCTCCAGACGGAGTAATGAGAAATGATATCTACCTTGCTTTGGTTACAATGCACGGAACAATCATGGTATTCTTCGTATTAACTGCTGGTTTAAGTGGTACGTTCTCGAACTTACTTATTCCATTGCAAATTGGAGCACGTGATATGGCTTCAGGATTCATGAACATGTTATCTTACTGGTTCTTCTTTGTTTCTGCGGTATTAATGGTTATCTCAATCTTCGCAGAAGGTGGACCTGCTTCTTCAGGATGGACAATTTATCCTCCTTTAAGTGCACTTCCACAAGCAATCCCAGGTTCTGGTATGGGGATGACATTATGGTTAATCTCTATGGCTATCTTCATCGTTTCTTCTACAATGGGATCGTTGAACTACGTAGCTACTGTAGTTAACTTAAGAACAAAAGGAATGACGATGACAAGAATGCCTTTGACAATTTGGGCGTTATTTGTTACAGCTATTATCGGTATCGTATCGTTCCCAGTTCTTTTATCTGCTGCATTATTATTGATTTTCGATAGAAGTTTTGGTACTTCATTCTTCTTGTCAGATATTTATTTAGCTGGAGAAGTTTTACATTACCAAGGAGGATCACCAGTATTGTTTGAACACTTATTCTGGTTCTTAGGTCACCCTGAGGTATATATCGTAATCTTACCTGCAATGGGTATTACATCTGAAATTATCGCAACTTCTGCACGTAAACCAATCTTCGGATACCGTGCGATGATTGCTTCAATCTTAGGTATTGCGTTCTTATCAACAATCGTTTGGGGTCACCACATGTTCGTATCGGGTATGAACCCGTTCTTAGGATCTGTGTTTACTTTTACAACGTTATTGATCGCAATTCCTTCTGCAGTAAAAGCGTTCAACTATATTACTACAATTTGGAGTGGTAATATCCAAATGAACCCTGCAATGTTATTCTGTATTGGTTTCGTTTCTACGTTCATTACAGGAGGTTTAACAGGTATTATCTTAGGAGATTCAACATTAGATATTAACGTACATGATACATATTTCGTTATCGCTCACTTCCACTTAGTAATGGGTATTTCTGCACTTTACGGAATGTTCGCTGGTATCTACCATTGGTTCCCTAAAATGTTCGGAAGAATGATGAATAAAAACTTAGGTTATATTCACTTCTGGGTAACTGCAGTTTGTGCATACGGAGTATTCTTCCCAATGCACTTCATCGGATTAGCAGGTTTACCTCGTCGTTACTACTCAAATACAGCATTCCCATTATTTGATGAATTCTATGATGTGAACGTATTGATTACAGTATTTGCTTTAGTAGGAGCAGCATTCCAATTAGTATTCTTATGGAACTTCTTTGTTAGTATTTTCTACGGTAAGAGAGCACCTCAAAACCCTTGGAGATCAAACAGTTTAGAGTGGACTACTCCAGTAGAGCACATCCATGGAAACTGGCCTGGTGAGTTACCAGTTGTTTACAGATGGCCTTATGACTATAGTAAACCTGGATTACCAGATGATTACGCGCCTCAAACTATGCCTTATATGGAAGGTGAGGAGCAATTACACCACTAG
- a CDS encoding c-type cytochrome, whose translation MKSIYKIVTLAGVAVLTTSCFNKERPNYQFMPNMYESVAYETYAEVPTTVFANGKEGQLPAEGSVPRGFQPEEYADTPDGLAEARLHLKSPLTADEKDLEKGKALYAIYCSVCHGAKGDGKGNLVKREKFLGVPNYHDRELTEGGIYHVITYGLNSMGAHKNQLTQHERWLVTDYVLKLKSE comes from the coding sequence ATGAAATCGATATATAAAATAGTAACTTTAGCAGGTGTAGCTGTTTTGACTACGTCGTGTTTTAATAAAGAGCGTCCTAACTATCAGTTTATGCCTAATATGTACGAATCTGTTGCATATGAAACATACGCTGAAGTTCCGACTACTGTTTTTGCAAATGGTAAGGAAGGACAACTTCCTGCAGAGGGATCTGTGCCTCGTGGATTTCAACCAGAAGAGTATGCAGATACTCCAGATGGTTTGGCTGAAGCAAGACTACATTTAAAATCACCCTTAACTGCAGATGAAAAAGATTTAGAGAAAGGTAAAGCGTTGTATGCAATTTACTGCTCAGTTTGTCACGGTGCAAAAGGAGATGGAAAAGGTAATTTGGTGAAAAGAGAGAAATTCTTAGGGGTTCCTAACTATCATGATAGAGAACTTACAGAAGGAGGAATTTATCACGTTATTACTTATGGTTTGAATTCAATGGGTGCGCATAAAAACCAATTAACGCAACATGAGCGTTGGTTAGTTACTGATTATGTGCTTAAATTGAAATCAGAATAA
- a CDS encoding cytochrome c oxidase subunit II yields MTSLLIVAIVVLLGIAIWQLTKIFDLTQVGSGPDDYSSQVANPKDNNIQGYVVFGFLAFIYVFTIFCLVEYGSFPLMGDSASEHGKTVDNLMWISMGLIFFVQIVTQFLLHYFAFKARGIKGRKARYFSDNDKLEAAWTIIPTITLTGLILYGLFAWNDIMFVDQEEEVINIEVYAKQFAWDVRYSGEDNTLGKANVRFIKGVNVAGVDMTDPNAQDDKMAKELHLPVGKKVVLKFRSQDVLHSAYLPHFRAQMNCVPGMVTQFAFVPSVTTEEMRTRESIVSKVNNINNIRAERSQELIAEGHEPLDPYTFDYLLLCNKICGASHYNMQLKVVVSTEEEFKSWLKELPTLADQVAAENGAKEEEVAAPAVETEVITEEVETEAIAQVVK; encoded by the coding sequence ATGACTAGTTTATTAATAGTAGCGATAGTTGTATTATTGGGAATTGCAATTTGGCAATTGACTAAGATATTTGATTTAACGCAAGTAGGGTCAGGTCCTGATGACTATTCATCTCAAGTAGCGAATCCGAAAGATAATAACATTCAAGGTTATGTCGTTTTCGGTTTCCTAGCTTTCATCTACGTATTTACAATATTTTGTTTAGTAGAATATGGAAGTTTTCCATTAATGGGTGATTCAGCATCGGAACACGGAAAAACAGTTGATAATCTTATGTGGATTTCAATGGGATTAATTTTCTTTGTTCAGATTGTTACTCAATTCTTATTACACTACTTCGCATTTAAAGCACGTGGTATTAAAGGAAGAAAAGCAAGATACTTTTCTGATAATGATAAATTAGAAGCAGCTTGGACAATCATCCCAACAATTACGTTAACAGGTTTAATCCTTTATGGTTTATTCGCTTGGAATGATATCATGTTTGTTGATCAAGAAGAAGAAGTAATCAACATCGAAGTGTATGCAAAACAATTCGCTTGGGATGTTCGTTATTCTGGTGAAGACAATACATTAGGAAAAGCTAACGTGCGTTTTATTAAAGGCGTTAACGTAGCGGGTGTTGATATGACAGACCCAAATGCTCAAGATGATAAAATGGCAAAAGAACTTCACTTACCAGTTGGAAAGAAAGTTGTTTTGAAATTTAGATCTCAAGACGTGTTACACTCGGCTTATTTGCCTCACTTTAGAGCGCAAATGAACTGTGTACCAGGAATGGTTACTCAATTCGCTTTTGTACCTAGCGTTACAACAGAAGAAATGAGAACTCGTGAATCGATTGTTAGTAAAGTGAATAATATTAATAATATTAGAGCTGAAAGAAGTCAAGAGCTTATCGCTGAAGGACATGAGCCTTTAGATCCATATACATTTGATTACTTATTATTATGTAATAAAATTTGTGGAGCTTCGCACTATAACATGCAACTTAAAGTTGTCGTGTCTACAGAAGAAGAATTTAAATCTTGGTTAAAAGAGTTACCTACTTTAGCAGATCAAGTTGCTGCTGAAAATGGGGCTAAAGAAGAAGAAGTAGCTGCGCCTGCTGTTGAAACAGAAGTTATCACAGAAGAAGTAGAAACGGAAGCTATCGCTCAAGTAGTTAAATAA
- the ruvB gene encoding Holliday junction branch migration DNA helicase RuvB, translated as MNENLDPTTKHFNQEEFDVEKRLRPLSFDDFAGQDSVLENLKIFVAAANQRGEALDHALFHGPPGLGKTTLANILANELNVGIKITSGPVLDKPGDLAGLLTNLEERDVLFIDEIHRLSPIVEEYLYSAMEDFKIDIMIESGPNARSVQIHLNPFTLVGATTRSGLLTAPMRARFGIQSRLQYYSKELLATIIERSASILNVPIDLEAAIEIAGRSRGTPRIANALLRRVRDFAQIKGNGSIDIEISKYALNALHVDARGLDEMDNKILSTIIDKFKGGPVGLSTLATAVSENAETLEEVYEPYLIQEGFIIRTPRGREATELAFKHLGRTKSVGGLFDL; from the coding sequence ATGAATGAGAATTTAGATCCTACTACCAAGCATTTCAACCAAGAGGAATTCGATGTTGAAAAAAGACTGAGACCCCTATCATTTGATGATTTCGCGGGTCAAGATAGTGTTTTGGAAAACCTGAAAATATTCGTGGCTGCGGCAAATCAACGTGGGGAAGCCTTGGATCATGCTTTATTTCACGGGCCTCCAGGATTGGGAAAAACGACGTTGGCTAATATTTTAGCGAATGAGTTGAATGTAGGAATCAAAATTACGTCAGGTCCCGTTTTGGATAAACCAGGAGACTTAGCTGGATTATTGACGAATCTGGAAGAACGAGATGTCTTATTTATTGATGAGATTCATCGTTTAAGTCCCATTGTAGAGGAATATTTATATTCTGCAATGGAAGACTTCAAAATTGATATTATGATTGAATCTGGGCCCAATGCGCGCTCAGTTCAAATCCACCTTAATCCTTTTACCTTGGTTGGTGCAACGACACGTTCTGGTTTGTTAACAGCTCCAATGCGTGCTCGTTTTGGGATTCAAAGTCGTTTGCAATATTATTCTAAAGAATTGTTGGCAACGATTATCGAACGAAGTGCATCGATTCTCAATGTACCAATCGATTTAGAAGCAGCGATTGAAATTGCTGGACGTAGCCGTGGAACGCCGCGTATTGCCAACGCATTACTGCGTAGGGTGCGCGATTTTGCACAAATTAAGGGTAATGGTAGTATTGATATCGAAATCTCTAAATACGCCTTAAATGCGCTCCATGTGGATGCTCGCGGATTGGATGAAATGGATAATAAAATTCTCTCTACCATCATTGATAAATTTAAAGGTGGACCTGTAGGTCTATCTACTTTGGCTACTGCAGTGTCGGAAAATGCGGAAACTTTAGAAGAAGTATATGAACCATACTTGATTCAAGAAGGATTCATTATCCGAACTCCTCGTGGTCGCGAAGCTACGGAGTTGGCGTTTAAACACCTAGGGCGTACTAAATCCGTTGGTGGATTATTTGACTTGTAA